CGTCACCAAATAAACTGATCCGCACCGCTTCATCGTCGTATGATGGAAACACTTCAACTATGTCTCCCCGAACACGAAATGTGCCCCTCTGAAACTCTGTGTCGTTTCGTTCATACTGAATTTCTACCAGCTTCCGAAGTATCCAGTCACGTTCGATGCACTGGCCCCGTTGAAGACTTAGCAACATGTCGTAGTAAGCCTCGGGCGAACCCAAACCATAGATGCACGACACGCTTGCGACAATAATCACGTCTCGGCGCTCAAACAGTGACCTTGTAGCCGATAGCCGCATGCGATCAATCTCATCATTAATCGTGGCTTCTTTTTCGATGTATGAATCGGTGGCCGGGAGGTAGGCCTCTGGCTGGTAATAGTCGTAGTAACTCACAAAGTATTCGACCGCATTTTCGGGAAAGAATCGTCTAAACTCTTGATAGAGTTGCCACGCCAAAGTCTTGTTATGTGCCATAACAAGCGTCGGACGATTGATTTGCGCAATGCAGTGCGCCATCGTAAAGGTCTTTCCTGACCCTGTCACACCAAGAAGAACTTGCCTGCGATCTCCTCGGTTAAGCCCAGTAGTCAATTCATCAATCGCACGTGACTGATCGCCACGGACCTCAAACTCTGAAACAAGGCGAAAAGTATTACTCACAATAGTCTCTAGACCTGGTCTCTGCTTGCCAACTAGTCTGTAAGCAATTGGCAAGCGAAGTTAACCGTTCATCGTACCACAAGCCAAGAGCGAAAGATTGATGAACTGAGAATAGAAGTAGTCGCTGACCTGAAGAGGGTTAGGATTCTGGAGGTCTGTAGGGGCCAAAGTAACCACGGCGGGTGCGCACAGTGGCGCCATCAAGTTCAGACCGCGTACTTGATAGCTTGACTCTGACCTCGCGCCAAGCGCCGTCCGTTCGCGTATCCGTGGATGCGTAACCGAAAGAATACCGCGCAGCAATTTCCTCAGCGATCTGTGCGTAGATCTCGTCCAACGGATCGGCGGTCAAAGGCAAGAACACATCTCCGCCCGTCGTTTCCGCCAATGTTCGAACCCGCCTCATGAGCCGCGCATTACCAGGGTCGTTCTTTAAGAAACCGATGGCATACACCGTTACGTCAGAGGCCTTAACTAGATCAAGCGCTTCGCCATAGGACACTTCACTCCGCGTGTCACTTCCGTCGGTATAGAGCACGAGAATTTTTTGTCCATCTTGGGCAGCCGCTCCGTCGAGATAGACACCCAAGGCATCGTATAACGCCGTCCAGCCATCTGGCTTTTGGCCCCGAATACGCTCAATCAGCCGTGGGAAATCCGACTGCCGATAACGCCCAACCCTCACCTCGGTATCAAAATCCACAAGGGTAATGTCCTCAGCCTGACGGACAGTGTTGAGAAATTTGATGGCCGCCGTTCTGGCAAGGCGTAGGTCCGTCTCCATACTCGCACTAGTATCGAACAAAAGCCCCAGGTGCAACGGTGGACTCGTTGCTTCAGGCGTGTTCGGACCTACAAAATAGCTTATTGACTGTTCAACGCCCTCTTCCTGGATTTCAAAATCACCTTCGACTAGATCCGTAACGAAATTCCCCTCACGATCGATTACGGTAACTCCGAATCGAACAAGATCGATACCAGTCGTAAACGTGGGCTGCGCCCGAGCAACGCTACACGGTGAAATAACCAGCGCAGCAGCAAGAAGAATAAATCGCGTCATTGATTGAGTTCGTCCGCGTGTTGACACGAGCTTCTGCTCAATCATACTGGAACTCTACTCGAAGGCAACGTCTCAGTTTGATCCGCCGATGTAATACCCTCTTCGCCTCACTAGTCCACGCGAATCATCTAGGATTTCGTATAATGGCCGATGAAACTGCATACGGAATCACAAATTTAGATTTACACGATAACGATGAAGTGTCTCGCCGTTTGCCAGGACGAGGCTGTCGCCAAAACGCTGCATCACGCCCTGGTACCAACATTCGAATTCACGTGCTTAGTGGAGAGGCAGCCTCTCGCAAGGCGACTCCAGGACTCTGGCCTACCCTGCCTGGCAGGCGATCCCCGTCGTGCTGATAGTTACGTAAAGGCCGACGTAACCTCTCAGACGTGCGTAATCATAGAAGATCCAGGGAAGCGCGGGTTGAGGCGGGTTCTAATGGCGGTGCAAGATGCTGGTGCGGCACTCCTCTATGTGCTCAAAACGCCAAATCTTCTACAGCGAAGCTGGAACGACGAATTACGTCTAGAATTTCCCGAGGTTACAGAATTAGACCTCGCTGAACTTCTCTCCGGTCCACTCCTGACCCAGCTTAGCCGGTCGACGACAAGGGCGAAGGTGCAGCAATATCAGCGTTACTTTGCCGATGCCGACTGTGTTCTGATCCTCTTACACAACAATCCGGACCCAGACGCTATGGCGAGCGGACTTGCGCTCCGGACAGTACTTCGACGAACGAAAACCACAGCAATTATCGGCGCCCTTGAGGATGTCACACGACCCGAGAACCTCCGGATGGAAAAGCTACTTGACATCCACGTCGAACGAATCACGCCTGATGCATTCAATGACTTCGACCGTATCGCTACTGTCGACGTACAGCCTCACTACTTCGGCAACGCACTACCCAAAGTCGATCTCGTGATAGACCATCACCCCGAGCAACCAGGATACACCGCTATCTACAAGGACATCCGAGCCGATTTCGGTTCAACATCAACAATATTGACTGAACACCTACGCGCGGTCGACCTCTCCATTTCTGAACGCACGGCCACAGCGATGCTCTACGCTATCAAATCGGACACCCTTTTCTTTGCACGCCACACCAATCGTTCAGATTTGGACGCCTTTACCTACCTGTATCCGCTAGCCGATGCCGCCATGATCCGGAAGATGGAAGGTGCGAAGATTACTCTTGAACGAATGGAATATGTTCATCGAGCAATGAAACATGGCGCCTTACATAACCAAGTGTTTACTGCGTTTCTCGGAAGCTCATCGCGTGAAGATTTCATCCCATATTTGGCGGACTTCTTTCTCCAACTCGAGGACGTGAAGTGGACTGTCGTCGCCGGCGTGGTCGACGACACGCTTATCGTCTCAGTGCGTAATCTTGGCTACACACGAAACGCTGGGGAGTTTGTGCGCCAATGCTTTGCCGATATCGGTAGCGCAGGCGGGCACCGCTCAATGGCCAAGGCATTGGTGCCACTTGAGAGTTTTCGAGAAAAGTTTGGTAATCTCGACGATGCCCAAGTTCCCCAAGCGCTACACCAATTAATTAATGCTTTTCTGAAAGATTAACCAGGCACCGGTCGCCGTAGGAACGATTGAAGACCTTGCCTGCTACTGACCTCTCAACCCAGTGCTTGATCGAGATCGGCAATTAGATCCTCTGAGTCTTCTAAGCCCACAGACAATCTCACCATGCCACCTGATATGCCGGCAGCCCGTAATTCATCTTCTGATAAGCCATAATGCGAAGTGAGCACCGGTAGACTACACAGACTCTCCACCCCACCAAGACTCACAGCCCTAGCAAACACCTTTAGTCGATCAAAGAATGCAGACGCCCTTTGCAAACCGCC
This genomic window from Vicinamibacterales bacterium contains:
- a CDS encoding VWA domain-containing protein, yielding MTRFILLAAALVISPCSVARAQPTFTTGIDLVRFGVTVIDREGNFVTDLVEGDFEIQEEGVEQSISYFVGPNTPEATSPPLHLGLLFDTSASMETDLRLARTAAIKFLNTVRQAEDITLVDFDTEVRVGRYRQSDFPRLIERIRGQKPDGWTALYDALGVYLDGAAAQDGQKILVLYTDGSDTRSEVSYGEALDLVKASDVTVYAIGFLKNDPGNARLMRRVRTLAETTGGDVFLPLTADPLDEIYAQIAEEIAARYSFGYASTDTRTDGAWREVRVKLSSTRSELDGATVRTRRGYFGPYRPPES
- a CDS encoding DHH family phosphoesterase translates to MKCLAVCQDEAVAKTLHHALVPTFEFTCLVERQPLARRLQDSGLPCLAGDPRRADSYVKADVTSQTCVIIEDPGKRGLRRVLMAVQDAGAALLYVLKTPNLLQRSWNDELRLEFPEVTELDLAELLSGPLLTQLSRSTTRAKVQQYQRYFADADCVLILLHNNPDPDAMASGLALRTVLRRTKTTAIIGALEDVTRPENLRMEKLLDIHVERITPDAFNDFDRIATVDVQPHYFGNALPKVDLVIDHHPEQPGYTAIYKDIRADFGSTSTILTEHLRAVDLSISERTATAMLYAIKSDTLFFARHTNRSDLDAFTYLYPLADAAMIRKMEGAKITLERMEYVHRAMKHGALHNQVFTAFLGSSSREDFIPYLADFFLQLEDVKWTVVAGVVDDTLIVSVRNLGYTRNAGEFVRQCFADIGSAGGHRSMAKALVPLESFREKFGNLDDAQVPQALHQLINAFLKD